From the genome of Seriola aureovittata isolate HTS-2021-v1 ecotype China chromosome 18, ASM2101889v1, whole genome shotgun sequence:
ctgaaatgaaatgatcagGAAAGCAATGTTCATGCAGATGTAAATGAATACAGAACACACTGCAATCAGAATGCGATTGAGTCATCAAATCATTCCATGCTGAGAATTCAGCATGTAAGAGCAATAAAATGTAGTTTCTGCTATGACCAGTAGAATGGGTGTGTTTTATCTTGATTTTACAGGTCCTACTATTGTTCACCTTTTATTTGTCCAAATTCAGATTTGCTGGTTCTAGCAACAGGTAAAGATGAATCTAACTAGCAACATCTTTTCATAAGCCTGCAGATAACGACCCAGAACAAGTCAAATAACCCGGGAAAGGTCAGGTTCACCATGAGTCGTGAAATACTACAACCAAAATgcctttatttaatttttttttcagatactTTACTGTGATCAACAAAAGTGTCTAGCGCTGTTCTGAAATATTAAACCCTGCTCCCCACCTGGGACTCTTGGATGTTAAAACAACTGCCAAGAATTTCTCGCAGGGTGTGTCTAACTCTCTTCTAAATTACAACATGTGTTACTTTTCAGCAAAAGCATCATGTTTTGGTCCTCACACTGCAGCCCCAAAATCTGACAGGTCTTCACAAGCAAAaactgttcatgttcatttattttatgtgctGAGTGACTTGAAAAAGATGAGTTTTCAAATGTATCTCCAGTAATGTTGACATGTtacaataacacaaaacaaaaaagtaactTTGATGTGAGTTGTTTCTAATGAGCTGTGAGCGAAATGAAACATCCTCTCAGagctgtgaaagaaaaactcgtaaaatataaacaattcCTCAGCTCTGTAGGATGATCACATGCCTGCACTGTTTGCCtttttcatgaataaatatacCCAAATAAGGCCCACAGAATAACTCAgtaactgtgtgtctgtgtgtgtgtgtgtgtgtgtgtgtgtgtgtgtgtgtgtgtgtgtgtgtcagtgactTTGGTATTCCAGCTGAAATTCATTATCCTGCAGACGGAGATATCCAAACAGAGCGACTTCATACCATGACTGAAACAACATACCTCCTCTAATCAATAAAGACTGTGTGATTTGAGAAAATATCCTCAGACAGCAGCAGGGGGCTTTGCTGATAAAAAGTTACTAAATTTCTTAAGAGTAGAAAAGTGATAGCTTCCTTATTACATTGTTTCATCTGAAGGATATTTAGAGGTGAATATTTCTCCACAACAAAAGTAAAACCTTGAAAAAGTCCAACAATCAAAGACACAGGAACGTCAAGCATCATTCATCTCAGTTATGACGACATTTTACTCAGTAGTTTCACTGCCACACATCCGGGTATAATCCTCTGAAAACCTGAGGAATTGACCAGAACCAAGTCTCAGGTATATTCTTTCCTCTAGTCCACCTCAGTTCGAGGCCTGCTCCAGGTCTCTGGACTGTGCTTACATTTGATTACGATATGAAGAGTAGATCAAAGTTGAACTAGGGGCAGGAGATGTTTACAGAGGGGAGTTTGAGTTACTCCTTTATAACCACAGAATAACCACAAAATATAACCACAGCAGTGTTAATGCACACATACCTTCAGATTAACTCATTAAGACTTTTTAACCTGGTCTGAGCTGCCTGGATTAACAGAAATCTTCACTGTGACCTCTGAACCCTCCTCAGAACCTCAAAAACTGTACCGCACTGATGATAAAAGAGAGACATGGTCTACTCTAGTCTTTCTGCAGGTTTCTCACTCAGGttcattcttctttttattcttctacAGAAAAATCAGTATTTAAACACAGCATAGGTGATGATGGAGAGCAGTGTtggacagagagcaagagacagaTAAGACATAGAGATAATAGTTAGATATGTGGCAAGAGACAGACTGGAGGGGAGAGGAGTTAAAGAgaatggctgaaaaatgaaggcATATtgtgaaatacacacaaactgacagacaaagGCAGTGTCGAACTGACAGCCAGCCAGACATCAAGCACTTGttaggtcaaacatggagaacTCATCTAAATACAGTACAAAATAATAGCATGAGTGTGTTCGAAAAGCACCCAGCAAAACACATAATTCACATTCTTGACCTATTTTACAGCCGTTTGGCCTCCGTCCCAGAATaaccttcacacacaaacacacacaccagcttgctgaatgcatgttaaagtGAGGCCACAATGGCTGTAATGACAAAGGGGGAATCATTAGTGTTAATTTTCCTTAGTACAGTAGCTCAGTTAGCTAAGATAGAATAACAAACCAAATAAGCCCATCAATAAAATACTATTGACTGTCATACTCACTGTACCAGTCCCTACAATCATATCCAGCGCCACGTTGCAAGTTTTTTAATCTCAATCACTACAAGAAGTACAAACTACAAGAGCCACAGATTTTTATTAGGCTAATACATTAGTAACAATAACAAGCTAAATGAGCCGAAATAATGTCAAATCATGTTTCGCCATGTGCTTCCATAGTGCTGCCTCTGTAAATTGGGGTTAGGTTTAAGGATAGGTTAACATTAGGTGTCACAAAGTTGACTTGTTGGGGTTAGGGTAGCCCCATGATTCTCAATAATATAGTTGGTCAAATATTGTTCCTTATGCAAACCTTAgtggaaataatcattagttttcAACTCTTATCATCAGCAGGTCACATTTTCAAAGGTATTTTGTGCGGTTGCAGATGATATATGTACTATGCAGCATTTGGAGTATTAAAAGTGCTTTGGTCACGAATGGTCCCAGGGGTAGGGACAAGGTTGAGTGTAGGTTAAGATCATGGGAAATACTTATTGATAGGGGACACTGGTGTCACCATAAAATCCCTGAACCAGGGAGCTTTTAAGCTCCCCCAGGATTCAGGCAGTGAAGCTGGCAGTCGGTCAAGTTAATGCTAGCTCAGCAGCTATAGTGAAGAGCTGTCACCTGAATTGTATCAGACTGGGCCATCAGTCAAATATTTAAACACTGGATTGTTGGTTTATCATTATTACCATGCAGTGGTGAACAACAAATAGAATTTGAATATGGTACTGTGATTataatttgaagttttattAAATACTAAACTGACCAAAATACAGGACTGGATTTTTTCTTATAGTTTAATGcttattatttacatttcatattttaacttTGAACTAAAATATGTAACAGAAAAGCCTGTGTTATAATTGAGGGATTGGGGTTTATCAGGCTGAGACTCATcagaaatgtaggatccagtgtttttggagtttgacctaaaaagtcaggatatctttACTGTCTTGTGAGAAGCATCAATTTTTATGGAAGACCAAAATTCAAATTGTCGGATTGGCCCTTTTAATTGCAGTCTCATGGGTGAGAGGGAgaatatcaaaacatttaaatggaaTCTTCTTGTGatagtgtgtttttaaattgtgttttattcttcaaTTTCAAGTCTGAATAGACTACTTTCACCACTGACATTAGCCGATAAATTATATTCTAACATTCCTCGATTAATCAAACAATAATTGACACTAAACCATCGTTATTTTAAGTAGGCTATCATAGCATTTCCAGTTCCACAGTGTAGGGAAGAATATATCATGCATGTTATGAGTAACTCAAATAAGAAGAAGGTGACACAGTGCAACACACAGTAACTCTTCCTCTCTCGTACCTTGGAGACGATGAGCGGCTCTCCGTGCTCCTGGCCACCCTGCAGGGTGAAGCCCCAGGGCGCTCCTCCCTGCAGCCGGGCCTCCACCAGCACCCAGCCGccaccgcctcctcctcctcttccgcCCGCCGCCTGCTGGATCCCCGCCCGGCCGCCGCCATAGTCGCTCTCCATGCCCGGCGAGGGAGCGCTCACTCCGGGTTCCTCTGTCCTCAGCCCGGCTGCGGCCCGGCGGACTGAGGGGGGTGGGGCCGTACTGAAGAAAACGAAATGTCCTTCACGATCGCAtttccttcattcatttataactCCTCGTTAAGAAAAGTGAAACAGGAGGTGTCCGAGCAACAAGCTGTGCTTCCTGCAAAGTGCATTTCTGAAGCGCAGACTGCGACTGGTCCTTCGACGGACAGGCTTTCCGCAACAACCCGAAACTAGCCGCAGGTTTCAAAgtttactgagaggagagagtggtAAAACTCTAAGATGAACGAAGGTCACATCAGATTTgttcaaacacaaatacacccCCCTCAACTCtaactcactctctctctctctctctctctctctctctctctctctctctctctctctctctctctctctctctctaaaatcAGTTTAGCATCACAATGGGATTTACTGCGACTCACTGAGCgaagagaaaagacacacacacacacacccacgcacacacagggagaggtgGAGTGAGGTagagtgacacagagagagaagaagagacagcgggacaggagagaagagagaaagaagttagaaagaagaaacagaggagggtaggagagaaagaaagaaagaaataaaagacgAGAGCTGCGAATAAAAGAGGGACATGACTGAaagcagtgtttcctctgtgtgttgtaATCCAATCCTCCACAGCAGAGCTGAACTCTGCAGCTGTAGGTCTGGCACTGTTTCCATTCACACTTGAACCAGATTAGTAGTCTGAGTCAGACTAGTGGATAAACATGATTCACAATAAACTGACAACCAGAGTTTACACCAACTGTTTGATGATGAGGGTCAGGTCAGTAAATTTCTCATCAGCAACAATATATCAAGGTCTCAGTATGATTCAAATTATCTACTTTCTACAACCGTCATCAGTTTAGCTCGTCAACCAGCATCAATCAATTGAtagttacagtatattattggacaatttgacattttgaccaAGATTAAGGGATGAAGGCTCTGTACCAAATTTCTATGCAATCCATGCAGTTTTTGTTAGAAATTTcacttaaaaaacaacaaataccaGCCTCATGGAGGAGCTAAAGGAAAAATCAGGATGGGGATCAATTATACATCTTGATCAGGCCTGAGAATGTTTTAGGgggaagagctggaggatgGGAAGAAGGATGTTGAGGTTCCCTTATATAACTTTCTGCCACCACGGCCTGATggctgacatttttatgtgtctgCGCCGCCAACAGCTGTCGGTCCCATTTtcatggacatgatatctcagtagcgccttgacagaacttcaaatttggcacaaacattcacttggattaAAGGACATTctaattacattttggtggtcaaaggtcaaggtcacggtgacctcacaaaacatgattttggccttgtgaatgcaatatcttgagaactcctcaagggaatccctttagattttgcacaaatgtccacttggactcaatgaTGAACACTTTTTAGCCAATTCACAGGTTGTATGAACCCTACTCTGACCCTGTATTCTGTAAAGTTTGTAATGTGAAAATTATACAGAAACAAGCATATAAAGTTACAACTTCTTTAAATGCAGCTGCTGTTGCAACTGCATTGTTGCTTACTTTTGTTGCCAGCTGCAAGTCCCACTGAGGATGTAGGTGTCCTGCATGGGACAGGTTTTACAAATCAGTAGCCACCCTTTTACAAGTATGAAGTATCTCTGAATCACTTACAGTCAAGTAAGTAACCTGTAATCTAACTGGCCCAAACCTGGCTGCTGGCATAGGCAGTAAAGGGCAGTAAAGGGCACTAGGGTGTTTTATGCATTTCATGCAGAGTTTAGTTTCGCTATGATAGCTGTGATAGTTACACAATCACAGTCATTCAACACCgttgatatgaaaataaaattctaGTAAAGCAGTCATCCTTTAGAGCTGGGTGTGTTGGTACTAGGGAATGTGGTTTGATTCAAGTGAAATCAAATTTATCAGCTAACAGGAGTCACAGGTGGCAGATGCTTTATAAAGAAGCGAGAAGAGTCCGGTTTCTGAATAAAAAAGGTTCAGGTAACACAAGGTATTTCATTAAATGTCAGGAATCTTAAGGTACAGTGATGTTTTTCGCCTAAAGCTCAGTCTGATGGATATAAGTTAAACAGAAGACAGAtgagcctgtctgtctgtctgtcttctgtgtCCGTGGCTCTCTGTTTCACAGTCAAATAAGCCTTACTGACACGacaagatgaatgaatgaatgaaattttaGGGCTTAAAGGTAAATTCAACAGCATCTTATTTTCATCAACTGAGGACTTAGGAGAGCTTATAGTCAAGAATTATTCTGTCATACTATCAAAAACTCCAGACCAAGGTAGTACGTGGACCCTGAGTTGAGCTTTTGTCTCTGAATGGGAAATAGAGATATCTGATTACTTtgtaaagtttcatttttagtttttcctttgAGTGCTGAGGAAGCCGCAACAGAGTACGTGGCTGGTGATCACAGATCACCACCTAGAGGAAGATCAGAGAATCACAATCAACTGTTGAACAAGTTATTGCAGaagatacattttattttcccaaaTGAAACACAAGGGCTGCAGTCgaaaagtcttttttgtttAGGAAGGTTCCTAACTAAGTGAAATGATGTAtctaaatgaaatgaagcatCTAGGCGGCAACCATGACAAGAGCTGGTCGAATTCtctaaatgataaggaaaggagcttcagtgcttcctatcttatctcctttagcataggaaacactaGGACCTTCTTTTATGAAAGGAATGGAGAAATGccatcccacaattccttgccaCAGCAACATTTAATGTGATGCACCATTGCATTTTCCCCTCGGCAgaccagaacagaacagagcacctgttttatctttgtgaCTGGAAATGCAGTTATTGTGATTCTGATAAGGCACTAAGTCAAATTTTAACAAATGTGCAAACAACAGAGAAAGGATATAAATTATTCTTATATAAATGtgcaatacaaaaaaaaaattcacaaatgTTTCACAGCCAGTACTACAAAATAACCATAATTGCTTCAAGAAATTTAGATTCAACCATAAcctaaatatttaaaactgaacaGGAATagaatttttaaaaaccttttacatgcatagattaaaaaaaaaaaaaaagacaacttaCAGATCTataaactttaaatattttttacaactGATAGTAAGCTTGACATTGGAATAAAACTTTGTTgattataaaagaaaagctaaataTAACATCTCAGACTGATGTCATATTTAAAAGTACAGTGCTTTATATATTGACAAAATTAGTTGACTAATGATTGACAGTCTTCAActctttcaacatttcaaaaaactGCTTTGGTAATAATGTCGATTTCCCCCATAAGTGCTTACACTAAAATAAATTAAGAGGTACATTACATGTCGAAGAAGTTTGTTTGAATTGCCTTTCTGAATTTTAGTACTTCAGAAAACAAAGTGAGTTTTTAATGTCTGAATTGCTCTGTAAGCATCAAAATCATGTCTCAAATTTACCAGGAAACTAATGTTGACGTCTTTCGGTGAAGACTGAAGATAGCTGTAAAAATGTTATGTTCAACTGAATGAACTGCACATTCAgctgaacagaaacatttctctTGAACAACACAAAGCATTAGACACTTGTAGATTTCTTGGAAAGGACCTTTAGTAAAAGTGTACATTGAGCACAGGGAATGATTTCATGcaattttgtcttttgtgaaTGCTCTCTGGATCAAGTTTTGGCAACAAGCTAGTcacaaaaatttgaaaatactATAGTGCTTTCAGAATACTTCTTTCTGTTGTGGTTTTATCCACACTAGTGACATCCAGACGGAATTGTAAAGCAACCCAACATGGTCCAGCATGTCatatgactttggtgatcccctgatgTTTCTCATGTCAATAAAAATGTCCACTTGCCAAACACTTTCATGACAGAATGCCCCTAGGTATAATACTGAGATGCAaaccttttgacctttgacaagTTAATATGCTGGTGTGTAGTAAAGCATGtaacttgtttttattagcaaaaatgaaatgctaattgttcatgtctgttgaaatctgaaaattaaatttgagAACCAATTCTAAGTGGCAATGTTCCACATGCAAGCATTAGTAATGGCATGTTAACATGCAAGCAGATACATTAGTATATTGTCAGCATGTCACTGCATGATCAATGTGTATTTAAAAGCTAAAATATGCTAACATGTTAGTTATATTGGGCTGAAAGTCCAACAAAGGTGACAAAGTTCAGTTTGATAACAAAAAACTAGCTGAGTCTGAAATGAtcttaaaatgaacaataatttGTCCATCATTCCTACCAATTAGGCTCTGTATACATGACCAATGTTGAGAGCTGTATGTATCACATGGTGGGAAGGGATAGATGATGGTCACTAAAGAGTACCAAGAAGTACTTTACATGATGTATTAA
Proteins encoded in this window:
- the LOC130186678 gene encoding protein Shroom2-like gives rise to the protein MESDYGGGRAGIQQAAGGRGGGGGGGWVLVEARLQGGAPWGFTLQGGQEHGEPLIVSKVEEGGKADSLEQPLLVGDEIIIINDMELTGYRQEAIALVKGSYKILKLTVRR